Proteins encoded in a region of the Perca fluviatilis chromosome 6, GENO_Pfluv_1.0, whole genome shotgun sequence genome:
- the tspan36 gene encoding tetraspanin 36, producing the protein MDCGIFTSKTVLLLLSLIFWAAGAALAYVGAYVIKSYDNFDSFIQDKYTLVPAAIIIAISVVMFIFGLVGCCATIRESKVGLSFFFLIIVGMFAAEVAALVFSFIYQGKINADLERSMNEVFIKYDGQDPETKAVDYLQAQLQCCGVMNYTSWSNTTWFRSHNNTVPLSCCKNSTTQCTGRLDQPDLLNIQGCEAKLDRLLQDVLGYAMLVILAFAIIKFFGMLSVCVITCKSGSQRSGYQPLYA; encoded by the exons GCTGCAGGAGCAGCGTTGGCCTACGTCGGAGCCTACGTGATCAAGAGCTATGACAACTTTGACAGTTTCATTCAAGACAAGTACACTTTGGTTCCAGCAGCTATCATCATCGCCATCAGCGTGGTGATGTTCATTTTTGGTCTGGTGGGATGCTGCGCCACAATCCGGGAGTCCAAAGTCGGCCTTAGCTTT TTCTTTCTGATCATCGTGGGGATGTTTGCAGCTGAAGTGGCTGCTCTGGTATTTAGCTTCATCTACCAAGGCAAG ATAAACGCAGACCTGGAGCGCTCTATGAATGAAGTCTTCATAAAGTATGATGGACAGGACCCAGAGACCAAAGCTGTTGACTATCTGCAGGCTCAG TTGCAGTGCTGTGGTGTCATGAATTACACCAGCTGGTCCAACACTACCTGGTTTAGAAGCCACAACAACACAGTGCCTCTGTCCTGCTGTAAAAACAGTACCACACAGTGCACTGGCAGACTGGACCAACCAGACCTGCTTAACATACAG GGTTGTGAGGCGAAGCTGGATCGCCTCCTACAGGATGTGTTGGGTTACGCCATGCTGGTCATTCTGGCCTTCGCCATCATCAAG TTCTTTGGGATGCTGAGTGTATGTGTGATCACCTGTAAAAGTGGCAGCCAGAGGAGCGGCTACCAGCCTCTGTATGCCTGA